From Panicum hallii strain FIL2 chromosome 2, PHallii_v3.1, whole genome shotgun sequence, a single genomic window includes:
- the LOC112882696 gene encoding protein indeterminate-domain 16-like: MLGFCAPAAGSPPDDATPEPFRSLQIATTAAAATTKKKRRPAGTPDPDAEVVSLSPRTLLESDRYVCEICGQGFQRDQNLQMHRRRHKVPWKLLKREAGEAARKRVFVCPEPSCLHHNPSHALGDLVGIKKHFRRKHSGHRQWACARCSKAYAVHSDYKAHLKTCGTRGHSCDCGRVFSRVESFIEHQDTCTAGRARADASPACGGGGGGLATGSAGSQQQAPPPAMSLSRTASSTSPSSDVVISPVAWPGPPMPSPTAAAFHGRFDRVPSPRTPPSEHHRGGHTHNLELQLMPPSCSVAGGGAPGMPAFCGPQSSPAVSSRGNAAAAMHLQLSIGVCGGGSGDAGGRGGEALAAARAKQEEEAREQLRQAVAEKAAADEARAQARRHAELAEQELASAKRMRRQAQVELSRAHALREHAVRQVNATLLQITCLGCRHKFRARPAPLADAAPDVACSYVSSVVTEGGDAEVDEPLPLDADGASMRRRQHAMAMDIVL, from the exons ATGCTGGGCTTCTGCGCCCCCGCGGCCGGGTCGCCTCCGGACGACGCCACGCCGGAGCCGTTCCGCTCGCTGCAGAtcgccaccacggccgccgccgccacgacgAAGAAGAAGCGCCGGCCCGCCGGCACACCAG ACCCTGACGCGGAGGTGGTGTCGCTGTCGCCGCGGACGCTGCTGGAGTCGGACCGGTACGTGTGCGAGATCTGCGGGCAGGGGTTCCAGCGCGACCAGAACCTGCAGATGCACCGGCGGCGGCACAAGGTGCCGTGGAAGCTGCTGAAGCGGGAGGCCGGCGAGGCGGCGCGGAAGCGGGTGTTCGTGTGCCCGGAGCCGAGCTGCCTGCACCACAACCCCTCCCACGCGCTGGGCGACCTCGTCGGCATCAAGAAGCACTTCCGCCGGAAGCACAGCGGCCACCGCCAGTGGGCCTGCGCCCGCTGCTCCAAGGCCTACGCCGTCCACTCCGACTACAAGGCCCACCTCAAGACCTGCGGCACCCGCGGCCACTCCTGCGACTGCGGCCGCGTCTTCTCCCG GGTGGAGAGCTTCATAGAGCACCAGGACACCTGCACCGCCGGGCGGGCACGGGCGGACGCCTCGCCGGCgtgtggtggcggcggcggcggcctggctACTGGTAGTGCCGGGTCGCAGCagcaggcgccgccgccggccatgtcGCTGTCACGGACCGCGTCGAGCACCAGCCCGTCCAGCGACGTCGTCATCAGCCCGGTGGCCTGGCCCGGTCCGCCGATGCCGAGCCCTACGGCCGCCGCGTTCCACGGCCGCTTCGATCGGGTCCCGTCGCCGCGGACGCCGCCGTCGGAGCACCACCGCGGCGGGCACACGCACAACCTCGAGTTGCAGCTCATGCCGCCGTCCTGCAGCGTCGCGGGCGGTGGCGCGCCGGGAATGCCGGCGTTCTGCGGCCCGCAGAGCTCGCCTGCCGTCTCCTCGCGGGGCAacgcggccgccgccatgcATCTTCAGCTGTCCATCGGCGTCTGCGGCGGCGGGTCCGGGgacgcgggcgggcgcggcggcgaggcgctGGCCGCGGCGAGGGCGAAGCAGGAGGAGGAAGCGCGGGAGCAGCTGCGGCAGGCGGTGGCGGAGAAGGCAGCGGCGGATGAGGCCCGCGCGCAGGCGAGGCGGCACGCGGAGCTGgccgagcaggagctggcgagcGCCAAGCGGATGCGGCGGCAGGCGCAGGTAGAGCTgagccgcgcgcacgcgctccgcGAGCACGCCGTGCGCCAGGTCAACGCGACGCTGCTCCAGATCACATGCCTCGGCTGCCGCCACAAGTTCcgcgcgcggccggcgccgcTGGCCGACGCGGCCCCCGATGTCGCCTGCAGCTACGTGTCCTCCGTCGTGACTGAGGGCGGCGACGCCGAGGTCGACGAGCCGCTGCCCCTGGACGCCGACGGCGCCAGCATGCGGCGGCGCCAGCACGCCATGGCCATGGACATCGTCCTCTAG